A stretch of the Aegilops tauschii subsp. strangulata cultivar AL8/78 chromosome 4, Aet v6.0, whole genome shotgun sequence genome encodes the following:
- the LOC109747407 gene encoding peroxidase 2, with amino-acid sequence MQAITSASTTKSSTSASPTATSRQFVGMASSSLSVVLLLVCLAAAASAQLSPTFYDASCPGALATIKSGVAAAVSSDPRMAASLLRLHFHDCFVQGCDASVLLAGNERNAFGNAGSLRGFDVIDKIKATVEQACKRTVSCADILAVAARDSVVAVGGPSWTVSLGRRDSDTASEALANRDLPAPSLGVTDLITRFAAKGLNHTDMVALSGAHTIGRAQCKNFRTRLYSEDNIDPAFATSRMATCPQLTGSGDSNLAPLDDTTPDMFDNAYFGNLKLNKGLLHSDQVLYTLAGGATEDIIDGFASNQDAFNNAFAAAMVKMGNISPLIFPQGLVRRTCSRAN; translated from the exons ATGCAGGCCATTACATCCGCATCCACCACAAAATCAAGTACTAGTGCTTCTCCTACAGCGACCAGCAGGCAGTTCGTTGGCATGGCGTCTTCATCTCTATCAGTGGTGCTGCTCCTTGTGTGCCTGGCCGCGGCAGCGTCGGCGCAGCTGTCCCCGACGTTCTACGACGCGTCGTGCCCCGGGGCGCTGGCCACCATCAAGAGCGGCGTGGCGGCCGCCGTGAGCAGCGACCCCCGCATGGCCGCGTCGCTGCTCCGTCTGCACTTCCACGACTGCTTCGTCCAA GGCTGCGACGCGTCCGTTCTGCTGGCTGGCAACGAGCGGAACGCGTTCGGGAACGCGGGATCGCTGCGAGGCTTCGACGTCATCGACAAAATCAAGGCGACTGTGGAGCAGGCGTGCAAGCGCACCGTCTCCTGCGCCGACATCCTCGCCGTCGCCGCTCGCGATTCCGTCGTCGCG GTAGGAGGCCCGTCATGGACGGTCTCTCTGGGGAGGAGAGACTCCGACACGGCTAGCGAGGCACTGGCCAACCGTGACCTGCCTGCCCCATCACTTGGCGTCACCGACCTCATCACCCGCTTCGCCGCCAAGGGGCTCAACCACACCGATATGGTCGCCCTCTCCGGTGCGCACACCATCGGGCGGGCGCAGTGCAAGAACTTCAGGACCAGGCTCTACAGCGAGGACAACATTGACCCGGCCTTCGCGACGTCGCGCATGGCCACCTGCCCTCAGCTAACCGGCTCCGGCGACAGCAACTTGGCCCCATTGGACGATACGACCCCGGACATGTTCGACAACGCCTACTTCGGCAACCTCAAGCTCAATAAGGGGCTCTTACACTCCGACCAGGTGCTCTACACCCTTGCCGGTGGTGCCACCGAAGACATCATTGACGGCTTCGCGTCTAACCAGGATGCGTTCAACAACGCCTTTGCCGCAGCCATGGTGAAGATGGGGAACATCAGCCCCTTGATTTTCCCACAGGGTCTGGTCAGGCGCACATGCTCTAGGGCGAACTAA